ATTGATACTAATAAGTGTACGTTTTCAGGGAATTTGTGGAGCCAAGCTTCATCACCATGGTTATGGAGATCATACAAGTGGTGTAGGGGTACAGCACCCGGCAATGGCAGATGGAGGGCGAGAAGCACGAGTGTCGAGGTACAGAGAGAAGCGGAGAACAAGGTTGTTCTCCAAGAAAATAAGATACGAGGTGAGGAAATTGAATGCAGAAAAAAGGCCCAGAATGAAAGGGAGATTTGTGAAGAGGGCAAGTTTTGCAGGTCTTGTTTTTCCTCTACACACCATATGAGGAGTACTGCTCATTACAACTAATTTGCTTGTACAGAGTAGGAAATTACAGGAATCAAAATAATGTATCAGTTAGGCCTTTAAATTAAGGTCTGTGAAATAagtgaataaattaaaaaaaattttgagctTCCCTTGCTTTTTCTTTCACTTCAAAGAACTTGTTGTTCAGAAATGGTCATTTTGCAGGATGGGATCAGAATTTAAAGAAAACACACAAGGCAGCAATGGAGGCACCCTAAAGAATAAACATAGAGGCAACTATCTCATTTAAAATGTGTTAAAATAATTGTCTCCATATCAAATCGCAAGAAAGAATGGTAAtttgaagagaggaagaaggTAGATTGTGAAAATGCATAGTACATTGTTGATTTTCCGAAGTTGAATTTTCCGAGGATACAAAGTTGAATCCAAGTCATGATGATATGATTTCCCACCACTAAAATCTAAAAGTTGAATATAATGAGATAAATGAAAGTACCACCACcgataaaattcaataatccaaTAGCCAATACTcccaacaaaaaaaaattatagtgaTCACTGAAAAAATGTAAATTCTAATATTTTGAGGATTTATACATAttatattatgattttttttttttttaccttgatGAATAACTTATTTAAACAttcaatattgaaaattaaatttgctgAACACATTGAGAtttaaagaaaacaaaaagaacttgaattgaaaatttcgaatttttcaagctttaagtTGTAACATTTTAAAAGATATGACCTTAATTAAAACTAAACCCATACTTTAgaaatgtttttaatttatttttagaattaattttttttaaacttgcTATATGAGTATTCTTGAGTCACTTTTTgccaataaaattaaaaaaaaaaaatcaaacgatttttaaaatatattttttctgttaatttaatatatttaaacaaataatttttaaaatgttattCAATAAAATCCAACCATAATGAATATTAAATGTTAAATTATTAATCAATGTTTATAAGTCCATGAATATTTATTTTCTGGTAATATAAGCATACAAGATGGTCGAACTCTTGAATTATTTTAGGACTGGTAGTACCTAGCATTATAAGAGGAATCAAACGCCTGTTGAGATATCTCTGTCTTCATCAAGAAGAGGAACCAATTAGATTCAAACACATTCTGTTTCAGTTGGCAAAACAGGATGTAACTTATCATGTCTTTCTCAATCATTCTATTCTCAATTTCTGAGAAGATAATTCCATCTACGGGCTAAGTCAGGATTCCTTGTGATTACAcagattaaaaatatatatttattattagaaaatattGATAAAATCTCACATCTTAATTAAagctaattatatttaaaaaatatatattattttacatCCTCAAAAATTATTCAATACATTTAGTCTAGTCACTCATAATAATATGAGTTTCACTTTCTATGAGTCATAAAGGAGTTATAATTTCATAAAGAAATTGTCAAGTTGGTTTAGAAGGAGCTTAAAAGGGAGAATCGTGACACTGATTGTGAGAGTGGCCcataataataaatatgaattttggccATTCTCTCCACAATTAGACTTTGGCATATAAATATGGTCCCTACACAAAGATTGAAGGCTGATATAATAAAAACAGAATCATCAAATAGCCAGCGGGCatcaattaaatctaaattattgtATTAGGATTACTTACATGTGACGATTgataaaaataagttaattaagtttaaattctTTCAAATATAACACAGGCATCTGTCACTATTTAATGAGTATCAGAGTAATCTAAATTGTTAAAAACAATTATTATTTAGTCCTCATGATTTATTGAAGTTATCAAATGAGATCGTTAGttatcaattaaatataaattatgtcTAGGAGTTGATTCAGGTGGTAGAGAAATTCATTTAGCCTTAGAGGTTTCATGTTCGAATCTCATCGTTAACTTTTTGGTGAATTGATATATTCACATCCAATTAACCTATACACAAAAATATTCTGAGTTTTAACTTCGACTAGATGTATTTTCCTTATCGCTGTGTGATTTATCTGTACActcatttaaaataataataataataaattctcaAATACCCTCCATTCATTTTCCTTTCTccgtcaattttaaaaatcaggaaAATGTTCAAAGTCATTGGCTCCTATTCATACACTACTTAAACTCAAGAATACAAAGTTGCTAGCTTTCTTTGCCCGGCAATAgccctaccttttttttttttttaactattttagttttttccttttttaataaACAAGTGTAGTTCTTTCATAtagatgtttttttttttttttcttgctctCTTTGGTGGAGATTTATGCCTGGTATGGCTTGTATTTCTATCCTCTTAGTAGAATTTCTTAGCTTGGAAGAAAAATCTCTATAGTTTCTTAATGATCTTTACCTCAGCCTATCTAATAGACAAATATGATTTTTAAGCAGCCATAGATATCAAAGTAAACATATGTGATGGCACTAGTTTGTAAATAATAGAGAACCTTTGAACCAATCTATTCAGAATGTTATTCTCCAAATCCTTATAAAGGGTATCTATTTTCTTCTTTAAGTTTTGCTGCTGGGTATAGATGTATAAGTAggttgatgtattttattttatggattttatcccCAATCTTGAGTCTGAATTTGACTCTGAATATATGAATAAAATCTTTCTAtctagtgaaaaaaaaaaaaaaaaaaaaagtaccaaATCCCTCTCCCTCGTACGAAAATTCACCTCGTATTCTACCATTTTACAATACATGTCATTACTATCACCTTCACTTAGACCTGGCTATCAGTTCCAGACCAAATTCGTGATCAAGGCTTCAGGAGAGTGAACTTTAACTGAATTAGGTACTGATGGTTTCAGCTTGTTTCGGTCCTTAGGAAGCATCAGTTCGATTCTATGGCGATTTCGACTTCAATTTGTGATGGTTCCAATTCTAATTGAGGTATGGTttgatttggctttgatttaaaaaaaataataataaattccttttaaaaaattttgacaaTTAAATAATTTCGAGTCATAATATATATTCTCTCAAGTATTGTGCGttgttaaataaaaataataatttttattcattttaaaatttaatacattATGCGATACATTTGATTGAACATAAATAAACTATatattaaaatagaaaaatttaCAATTAATTTTACAACATatgaagaacaaaaaaaaaaaaagtaaatgctTTGTAAGTGATCATTGGTATTAtcgattttattttcttaatgacGACGACGTTCGATTTTTTATTGGTCATCTAAATAAAATTTGTGCATCAATGATTCAGGTTCATACTAAATTGGTGTTTATGTAATGCATCTAACCTTGTACTGAATAATTGCTCAAGtgcaatttttgaaattaaagcttcTAATAATTTTTTTGGCATCTTATAATATATAACAGAAAATTttaattcatatcatttttatcaGTGAAATATGGAAAAGAAGAAATTATCGGCATTTAAGTTAGCcttaatttatgaatttaaatttaatttctgtttattattaacaaaattttatgGCTAATATGGTTCCATTTTTATCTCTGGAAGGAGAGGCGAAGAGGTCCATGCAATGCAAGTGAACAATGCCATTTTAAAGGGCTTTCAAACCTGTGAATATGGGTCCATTTTGCCAATTTAATGTCATCCTAATGCATTGGCAAAAATCGTCATGTATCAACGTCCGTGAAAATGACTCTCCATGTGCCTAACATATATGAGCTTGAGGTAGCAGCTTCAGTTTGCATTATCACTCTCAGCACTACTAGACCCGGGCAAGGACCAAGTCGGCCCTTGAACCGAACTGAGATCAAACCGAGTCAAATTTAAAATTGGTTTTGATCGACACTTTAGAGTTTTGAATCAGTCCTTAACTGGAATTAGGGGGTTAACTAAAAGCCCTCCTTCCTTGAACCGGGTTTGAAATTGGCAGATTCCAATCGAAAATTCCAAATAAAAACCGATTcttttcaaaaatttaatttttttatatttttctaagatttatatttagtttatttttgagtttttttatagtaaaaattaaattaaaaataatgccTAAAAATTTATTACAATTTAATAATACAAGGGCCAAATCAAAACCATCTTGAAATCTTTTTGAATCAAAACTATTTCAAACCAGAACAGTGAAGCTGGCCAAATCGATGATTCTGATTAATGACTGGCAATTTTTTGGCCCACGATTATTCTATTGGTGGAATGTTCATATCATAACTAAAGCAAAatattaagattttaaaattctgAAAAGAATTAAAACCTGACAAGTCTGCTGTAAATATTTGGATTGGGCTTAGGGGCCCAGGCACCTACTCGGCTGACAATGGCTCTATTATAATATTAAAGTCTCATGTTTTCAAATGGATTCGATTTGAAAAATCACTTTTAACTCAACAAATTAGTTGGAATCCCACTTGTTACATTTCAATGGAAATGCGAATATTTTGAACAAAATTACTCCCAATTATATATCATTGAATTTGGCTATAAATATCATTATGAGCACTGGCGAATTTACCACTCCCCACTcattctttatattttttttatttattttttaatatttttaatataattaattttaattaagacttaaattcAAAACCTCATAATTTTGAAAATCATATCAATATTATGAATTAAagttcaataatttttttaattaatattattattaaaataattatttttataataattaatcttGAATTAACTTtcgttaatttaaatattttatacatgtatataaatataaaaatattattttagcagtaattatcattcattttatttttttattttaatggaaAGGTATTTTGATATAATCAATCATATGAAAGAAGTTATATTTAATATATCACattaaattactttttatttattttcttattaaatttCGATTGAAAATCGAGTTTATTAAATCTCAATCGAGTTTAcaaaatcttttaattaatagACTCCCACCAATCTAGATTGGCGAGCTTAATTTGTTAATTAAttccttttattcatttaaatattattcaaactcAAATTagtaaacttaaaaatttttctcaagaaAATTACTTCTAATGAAACGGCAGCCAAACACGCAGACACACATTTCTGAAAGCAAAAGTAGTAGTGCTGCGACGTCCACATGGAGGAATAGAGCCAATACGTGCAATGGAGCCTTGGAAACTCACAAACCCCAATAATCCATGCATGAACAGCAGCTGTCTTCAATCTTATTCTACGTGTAGTCACCTCACTGCCGTCTCAAAACCCTTATTCTTGCAAGAAAACAATCGAACAGTTAACCATTCATCATAGCCATCGCCCTGAATCAAAGGATAAAGTTACCCAAAACCAAAAGTATTTGATTATTTTTTGTTCATTGTAATTACGTTTCTTCTAAGCTAATCGTACCATCAATTCCCGCCTCCCCTTTTGTCGAATGTCGATCAAGAAATGGAACAGAATCCGgtcttgaaattaatgttattctttttcttgatttctggtatatatatatatatatatatatatatatatatatatatatatatatatatatatatattcattcgcATCACAGGGGTAAATCACTTAATAGTGATcatgtctttattttcttttgcaGTATTAGTATAACCAAAAGCCCAACCATTTAAACTTACATAGCACTAGCAAATGAAAAGTTGCTCTTCATTTTCTTATGTGTTTACCTAGCtagaaaagaagaccaaaattactTGAGCTATGCCGATGGGGAAGAAGACCATGTAATGAGATACGTACACCTGCATTAATTAGAAGCCGCAACTCTACTTCACAGGAACGGGACCAAGAGCGAGGTCCAAATCAACCTCATCCCCATCATCGCTTAGGCTACTGAATTGCAAAGCCCCGTTGGGTTCGCTATGGTTTACATCCTCCTCTGTCTCAACGGAGAACatgctctcatcatctctgctgaTATCCCCATTTGCCAGCTGACTCAGCCACGGCTCACGAAGCGGTTCGAAACTCAACTCTCCATGTTTAATCCTGAGCATTGACTCAGGAGGGGAAATGGGGCTGGAAACAGGACGTTTGAACCGGGCCCGGTTCTTAACCTTGTTGAGTTCATGAGAGTTAGGGTCCTTGGACACGTGGCGGATGTCATAGGTTTTGAGAGGATCAATCAAGTGTGATGGTGGTGCGTCAGGAGCAGATGGCGTTTGCATGATCGGTGTGCCTCTGAGGACTGCATCGACAGCTGCTTGGCAGTGAGCCCAATTCCCAGACCAAAGCAAGCCCACCGACCCATATACTGGATTCACTATCCGCCCACAAGCCTCATATAACAGTGAACTAAATACAGCTGCATGCAACATTAAAGatcaaaaaataaaacacaagaaaAAGCTCATTGATTATTCCTGATATACACTAAAAAATAGAATTGGTGTGGGTGCTAATTTATTTACCAGGGCGGAGGTGTGGGGGACCGGCTTCGATGAGGTTGATGAGGCCTGCACGGCCATAGAACTTGGCCAAGAAGAGAGTGGCATTGGCTTGAGAGTCAGAAGATTTGATCCATTGGAGGCAAGGTCTGATGGCGCAGTCATCGCTGCAACCTTTGCGTAGGACCCTGCAGCCATTGCAGCTCATCCTCATGGTTGATTTTTTGACGGAGGAGGAGAGGGATGGGGGAGAGGGGTATATAAAGAGGAGTATGGAGGGTGAGTGCAGTGGTTTCCAAAGGAGTGGTGTGATGGTAGTGAGAAAATGCAGAAAATCAGGGGTTTTGTTCCCAACTTTTTATCTTGGTTAGGTAgaagttggagtgtgctctcttTGGAAAAGCCACTGATTCTCTTGTCTTTACTTTGGATACTACTTGCCCTACATGCACCGCTTTATTACAAACCAGCCATAATCTCCCTTTCTTTTTTTCCCCATTTTTTACAACTCCAATAATCAATCTTGTAGAATTTTATTTATCTAAAATAACTAAAGGAAgggattatattttttatttcagAATTTATGTATTTGCAGCATCTCATCTGCCTATTATTCTCGTACATAATCTGAAATGATAAAAggttaattaatttgaaaattttatatttaataataaatctcattacatattttatattttaaaacataattaatgagtctaataaaaaaaaattcctatTAAGAAATGCTGATCGAACTTAACTTTGAGAGCCACTCTTGCCATAGTCAAAATGGCTGTGGCGACAGCTAACAAATGCTGCAAATATACATAACGAAATTAGCCCCTTCGATTTATGCAGTTATTTATTAATTCCCAAGGTCCTTTTTGTCATCCGTTGATCTTTACATATTTATTTATCAGCTCTTCTCTGTTTCAATCTCTAGCTTATTTTTATCAAATTGAAAACAATAAGTTTAACTTTTGATTAGTCGTCTTGAATAaacaaaaataaaggaaaaatcatagagtTGATAATTGTCTTAGAGACTGGGCAAGAATTGTGCTCATAACGGATATCAAAAGCTTCTTCTGCAAATAAGGTTGTCACATGATTTATACATGTTCATCTCTCCATATTCCAATATGCTGATTGATATAATATGAAGTGTCTCGCTACAACTGGTCGGATGACTCCTTGACTTAATCAGTCATTCTATGAATACTTGACATAAGGAATTGACTATTACCATTCGAAATGGCCCTTAACCCACGAGAACAATCTTTATTGAACTTATTAATAACTACATCAGGATAACATGTGCATCAAGATTGCAGTCTTGTCCCAAACGAGACCAATCACTTGCCTAACTCATGTCTCAAGTCGCATACTCCCGATTATCTTACAACTTTTAATCACTGTCATTTTAGACATGTCAAAGACATGATTATCTTACAAAATAATATATTCTGACTTTAGACAGAAAAGTAGCTAAATAGAACAATCCCACTTGGCTTAAGTTTCCACATGTTTATTtataattgaattttttattatatatatatatgggcatTTACTAtcccaattaaaacattattcgaaTCCTTAACTCTAAATTCCTGATCTCGTCTTTTGCCTCTTTTGTTTCTCTGATTTGTCCTACCTTGAGCTAAAACCATCAAAGTGCTAAGTGGGTCTTCTAACTAGGGCGGAGCAGAATTTggttcaaattaaaaaataaaatcgaaTCGAGTTAATTTGGTTCAATCGGTtcgttttacattataaaaatttcaattattttggtttggttcTGTTTTTAAGAGAAAAAATCTGTTAAACTGAActgaaccgaatagtaatttatatattcaaatcgaaccaaatcaaaccgaatctatttttgaattgatttatttttatgaaaaatttataaattatatttaattatatatatacatattaattgtttaattttattaattaatgattATTAAGTTCAAACAAAAgtcaaaattaaatcaaataacttgaaaatcaagtctaaattaaaaaatcaatgaaaaattaaaactgATTGAtttaaatcaaatcgaatcgaaataGGGTGATTctgttcgattcaatttttcacccatttcagttcaattcgatttctaaaatttaaaatttaatttttataatttaattcgattcgattcggttcgaacCAAATACTCAACACTACCTCTAACCCATAACTGTTTTACAAGTAAGCAGTCATAGGCTATCTCCAAACACACCAAAAGCACCCAGAAGTCGTAACCTATCTCAAACTTCATCAAAAGTGCTCATAAGTGATTACAATTATGCCCCAAAACATCCATATTCTTTTGCATTCTTAAACAGCACCTTAAACACGTATCCTTCGTCCAAGTACCCAGAATTGAAAGTTATCACCGGTCTTGACTTTGGGTTTAAGGGACTTTCTTCCCTAGTGGCTTTTGGTTTGATTTGATAGTtagattaattattaattatatatcaataaatatatattttatattaataaatttattttaatattattgaaatcGTTTTTTCGACAAGGAAAAAAATCGTTTGATTTtgggtataaaaaaaataaataaatatttttataatgaaaTTCACTTATTAGACAGATGTCTGGCCCATTAATAATAAAAGACAAGAATAAAACAAAAGGGAGAATGATCCTTAATTGAAGAGGCATAGGTGTAAGGGGGGCATTAACATAATCGTAGGTGAAGAAGAAGGCCAAATAGGAAGGAGACAGCAGATGAAAGGTGGGAGTGAAATACGTTCATTGGAACGAGGCACGTGGAACGCAAGACTTCAGACCAAAACCGGATCGCCACGTCTCATCGTCAAATTTAAAACGACTCTCAATCAGATCAATTACAATGCTCACCCGTGCTCTGTATATGTTCAAACTCCCGGTTTACGGGAGTCCGTACAtgttttttttttaccttttatttttttaattttcagaagggaaaaaataaaaaatgaaaccgCCTTAAAAATCTAATAAAAAAAGGGTGGTTTTGGAATGGGACTGTGGGCGGCCTATGGAAAACGCCTGTGGTTTTAGGCCTTTCTATGTTTGTGTGAAGTGTGCAGTTGTGTCTCTGATTTTTTGAAAATCATATGCTCTTTATTCTTGGATTCTATGGCCTCCTATTATTACAAAATTTTGTCATTTTCAGTTGCTTCTCATCAGTCCTTAATAATTATGTAATAGGAttagaaaattttataaactaTAGTAACCATGCATGAATCGCAAATTAATGTAAATTcctttaatttgttaatttaaacATATATTTCTATGAAATTATTTATTGGTAgataatttaatgaaaatttttattttttaatatttagtttATAGATATTTTCAAATTATTGTACTTATATTCTTTTTAGTTCATTCGCTAATTTtacataaaatataatataaatgggCATACAATCAAATTTCACCAATGGGAATGTCTGATTCTTATCAAAAAGGAGTTAAAGGTTTTGTTCACTAATTTTCTTGAGGTGATGGGATGACATCAACAAACTTGGAAATGGATGATTCATCCTTTGCCAATTATTACCAAGCATTAAAATCGCGAGCAAATGGATAAAATTCCAATTTATTTGATACTTGCGTGCAATTTTTAAATTTACATTgaagtttaaatataaataattatcccCCACATGGTGTAGGTGAAATAATTTACTAAAAATTGCAATATCGTGGATTACCATGCATGCATCTCAGAAAAACATTATTTGAAAAGGTCATTTGATTACTATTGTTATTGTTAAATATAGAAAAACCTTACAGAAACATTATGGATTGGATGCTAATAATTATCCATATATGACCTTTACGTCACACAAAGCTAGCTAGTGCAGCTGCTGTGAAGCACTACGACCCTCCTATTTTAGGAAAAAATATGTATAGGCATTATTTATACCTTttcatataaataatattgaaaataaataaataagcggCAAATAGTATTGTCAATTATAAAAGCAGGTGATATATATTGTAGCCAGGTAGAGGCATAGGTATGGAAATTTGTATCATTAATCCCCTGCAAGTTGGAGTGACAATGGAGGACAAAAAAATGAGAGTGAATTGCGGTGTGCTTCCTTGACTAACGAGTCGATTTGAAGAATGAATAATATATACAAGACACCCAGTACGATTGATGCTTCTCTCTGGTCTTTTCTTTTCGCTTTTCTGGTTTTCTTTTAAATTTGTTATGATCAGTACATAAATTTAAAACACACGTATAAATTGCATAATCACACAAtataaaaagagaagaagaataatacaGAATTTAATGTAGTTCAACTATAAGGTCTACATCCACGgataagacaagagaaaaaaagTTCTACTATAATGAAAATAATAAGATATaatcactcagaactctcaaactctAATACTAACGTGTTTTCTGAAATCTCACAACTCTCAAACCCTCTGCAACCACCacaaatctcactttttatctcaATCGGGTAGCAGCGCGAAACTTTTGAATTGAATCACAATTCGGATCTATAAAAAACATATACAAATTTCACGccacaaaaataataaaattaaataattaattagtgtTGGTTTTATTAATATGTTACTAACATTTCATGCACGTGTGCCAGTACGAGGATCTATGGGCACATGCaatattaattcatttaattaatg
Above is a genomic segment from Hevea brasiliensis isolate MT/VB/25A 57/8 chromosome 17, ASM3005281v1, whole genome shotgun sequence containing:
- the LOC110633592 gene encoding LOB domain-containing protein 42-like — translated: MRMSCNGCRVLRKGCSDDCAIRPCLQWIKSSDSQANATLFLAKFYGRAGLINLIEAGPPHLRPAVFSSLLYEACGRIVNPVYGSVGLLWSGNWAHCQAAVDAVLRGTPIMQTPSAPDAPPSHLIDPLKTYDIRHVSKDPNSHELNKVKNRARFKRPVSSPISPPESMLRIKHGELSFEPLREPWLSQLANGDISRDDESMFSVETEEDVNHSEPNGALQFSSLSDDGDEVDLDLALGPVPVK